A genome region from Methanobacterium subterraneum includes the following:
- a CDS encoding MIP/aquaporin family protein, whose product MVSLMKRSVAELIGTFILVFFGTGAAIITLMISKGQTPPNSFNIGIGMLGGLGDWLAIGLAFGFAIAACIYGFGKISGCHINPAVTIALWSVKKFPSRDVAPYVIAQLIGAALASFTLAYIIGMGAVTTGGLGATAPFEGIGYFQAILAETIGTFLLMLAIMGVAVDREAPPGFAGLIIGLTVAGAITTLGNITGASLNPARTFGPYLGDLVLGGTNFWVFFPIYIIGPIVGAVLAAFVYNYLSEETV is encoded by the coding sequence ATGGTTTCTTTAATGAAAAGATCAGTAGCTGAACTTATTGGGACATTCATCCTTGTTTTCTTCGGTACTGGTGCTGCAATCATTACCCTAATGATAAGCAAAGGTCAAACACCCCCTAATTCCTTTAATATTGGAATTGGTATGCTTGGTGGTTTGGGAGATTGGTTAGCAATAGGTTTGGCTTTCGGATTTGCTATAGCCGCTTGTATCTACGGATTTGGGAAGATATCCGGTTGCCATATCAACCCTGCAGTGACCATAGCTCTGTGGTCAGTGAAAAAATTCCCATCACGGGATGTCGCACCCTACGTGATTGCTCAACTTATTGGAGCAGCCCTGGCCAGTTTCACCTTAGCCTACATAATTGGGATGGGAGCAGTAACCACTGGAGGCTTAGGTGCCACTGCACCATTTGAAGGTATAGGTTACTTCCAGGCCATTCTAGCGGAAACTATAGGGACATTCCTACTCATGCTGGCCATAATGGGGGTGGCTGTGGATAGGGAAGCTCCACCAGGATTCGCTGGTCTGATAATCGGGTTAACCGTTGCTGGTGCAATAACCACCCTGGGTAACATAACTGGAGCATCTTTAAACCCTGCCAGGACCTTTGGTCCCTACCTGGGAGACCTGGTCTTAGGAGGTACCAATTTCTGGGTATTTTTCCCCATCTATATTATAGGTCCTATTGTAGGAGCGGTTTTGGCGGCATTTGTGTACAACTATCTTTCAGAGGAGACAGTATAA
- a CDS encoding DUF2180 family protein → MKCYICAEEGKSTDAVAICIVCGMGLCMDHAIRHETELWTGGYPFPAEKIEETIPRILCKYCAMALKKGAPKGG, encoded by the coding sequence ATGAAGTGTTATATATGTGCAGAAGAAGGTAAATCAACCGATGCAGTTGCCATATGCATTGTCTGTGGAATGGGATTGTGCATGGACCACGCCATTCGTCATGAAACCGAATTATGGACCGGGGGATATCCATTCCCTGCAGAAAAAATAGAGGAAACCATACCCAGAATCCTATGTAAATACTGTGCAATGGCCCTAAAAAAAGGAGCACCTAAAGGGGGATAA
- a CDS encoding DUF2193 domain-containing protein — MVELYEKMVQEAMMAQKADVETIKNKRGTQFRIKDTKAYLDVVEKMEATAEQSESVINLHVDSVKAHYHILDSLTDTIRPEDDPFVEHYQTPVILEILCDEDPEFEKSLNKFIEAIGKAEALIGKEVVRRYGGFYGPTCVVDFALMPGSTSNTINRIVKTTDIPENHKQAILAAKSWGMNTSYGIGEVFANEIEEGTTVAQAVENEIAEIKNIYQNPVEAQAELMDGAGHTSFDVRKYMSQYRDKMENTIKAAMDDDVHYGNILTVPAYCVGDISHHIAQSTFNMCKDDVTMAIIEATTEVMDSTLKKALPNFKNEHEVLALATGSSACAVEYILELDGFNAPTVVDLLTQRFHNYVQLYPTRGAAAELHNSDFMDMIYRGWGHIDQARKVLNGSSGALKPKVAGFEVDLEPIHQNEVIMNPQRYTYPACAITVRFSSLMRLADYPCLLTSEPVTATLMTNIIALHKESPASPARTCKNCAAATLVDFRHNHCQWREAV, encoded by the coding sequence ATGGTTGAACTCTATGAAAAAATGGTTCAAGAAGCAATGATGGCTCAAAAAGCCGATGTAGAAACTATTAAAAATAAAAGGGGAACTCAGTTCCGCATCAAAGATACAAAAGCTTATCTTGATGTGGTAGAAAAAATGGAAGCAACAGCCGAGCAATCCGAATCAGTTATCAACCTTCATGTGGATTCAGTGAAGGCACATTACCACATACTGGACAGCTTAACTGACACCATAAGACCAGAAGATGATCCTTTCGTGGAACACTATCAAACACCAGTGATACTGGAAATACTTTGTGATGAAGACCCTGAATTTGAAAAAAGCCTTAATAAATTCATTGAAGCCATAGGAAAAGCAGAAGCTCTAATTGGTAAAGAAGTAGTACGCCGGTATGGTGGATTCTATGGACCTACCTGTGTGGTTGATTTTGCCCTGATGCCAGGTAGTACCAGCAACACCATAAACAGAATAGTTAAAACTACCGACATTCCTGAAAATCATAAACAAGCAATATTAGCTGCGAAATCGTGGGGAATGAATACTTCTTATGGTATTGGTGAAGTTTTTGCCAATGAAATTGAAGAAGGAACCACCGTGGCTCAGGCTGTGGAGAATGAAATAGCTGAGATTAAAAACATCTACCAGAACCCGGTGGAGGCTCAAGCTGAACTCATGGATGGTGCTGGTCACACCTCCTTCGATGTCCGAAAATACATGTCCCAGTACCGGGATAAAATGGAAAACACCATAAAAGCAGCCATGGATGATGATGTACACTATGGTAACATATTAACTGTCCCAGCATACTGTGTGGGTGACATATCCCACCACATTGCTCAATCAACCTTTAATATGTGTAAAGATGATGTCACCATGGCCATAATAGAAGCTACCACTGAAGTGATGGATTCAACCTTGAAAAAAGCTCTTCCAAATTTCAAAAATGAGCATGAGGTGCTAGCTCTGGCCACAGGATCATCAGCATGTGCAGTGGAGTACATACTGGAACTGGACGGATTCAACGCACCTACAGTGGTGGATCTCTTAACACAAAGATTCCACAATTACGTGCAACTATACCCCACCCGAGGAGCTGCTGCAGAACTGCACAACAGTGACTTCATGGACATGATCTACCGTGGATGGGGCCACATTGACCAGGCCCGTAAAGTCCTCAATGGTTCTTCAGGCGCACTTAAACCTAAAGTAGCTGGATTTGAAGTGGACTTAGAACCAATACATCAGAATGAGGTGATCATGAATCCACAGCGCTACACCTACCCTGCATGTGCCATCACAGTTCGTTTCTCATCTCTCATGAGACTGGCAGATTACCCATGTCTATTGACCAGTGAACCAGTAACCGCCACCTTGATGACCAACATCATAGCCCTGCACAAGGAAAGCCCAGCTTCCCCAGCTAGAACCTGCAAAAACTGTGCAGCAGCAACCCTGGTTGACTTCAGACACAACCACTGCCAGTGGAGAGAAGCAGTATAA
- the pdxT gene encoding pyridoxal 5'-phosphate synthase glutaminase subunit PdxT codes for MIKIGILDLQGDVSEHQMMAKNAVEKIGLKADVSKVKTASEVAECNGIIISGGESTVIGRLIKENSINTAIKENQIPVLGTCAGMVLLGQETDFEQPLLGLIPMKVKRNGFGRQKLSFEADLNLNTLETPYPGVFIRAPYAYDVEDEAVVVGQIQDKIIAVTYEHHMATAFHPELTNDTRIHEYFLKEVLNCVE; via the coding sequence ATGATAAAAATAGGTATTTTAGACTTGCAAGGAGACGTTTCCGAGCACCAAATGATGGCAAAAAATGCTGTTGAAAAAATTGGTCTTAAAGCAGATGTTTCAAAGGTTAAAACAGCTTCAGAGGTAGCAGAATGTAATGGGATTATCATCTCTGGAGGGGAAAGCACTGTAATTGGGAGACTAATAAAAGAAAACAGTATCAACACTGCCATTAAAGAAAACCAAATCCCCGTACTTGGCACCTGTGCAGGCATGGTATTGTTAGGTCAAGAAACGGACTTTGAACAACCATTACTGGGATTGATACCTATGAAAGTTAAAAGAAACGGTTTTGGAAGGCAAAAATTGTCATTTGAGGCGGATTTAAACTTGAATACTCTGGAAACCCCATACCCTGGTGTTTTCATTAGAGCTCCCTATGCCTATGATGTGGAAGATGAAGCAGTTGTAGTGGGGCAAATTCAGGATAAAATCATTGCTGTGACGTATGAACACCATATGGCCACTGCTTTTCATCCAGAACTCACAAATGATACTCGGATTCATGAATATTTCTTAAAGGAGGTTTTAAATTGTGTGGAATAG
- a CDS encoding class II glutamine amidotransferase domain-containing protein, producing MCGIAGVVFKDKDLHPVGRFMTRMLDALQHRGPDSAGFALYGGLGLREHEYLLNIEVKEKPGLLDEVKTKVDTAFPIESEEIIPSVENYIIYRCKVVLESFSQLKPLIMDVDKIDDVIVLNGAHSFEMIKDVGLVKDIAARYNTEDKMGTHAIGHTRFSTESIVDRYHAHPFQSYIIPDITVVHNGQITNYWKIRDPLERKGHVFETNNDTECIVHYIADKLSQDYSLEEALEQSVKDMDGPFSYIVGTPNGVGIAKDQLGLRPGVMAENDEVFAVASEEVALREVMDTSNIEQISPGESRAYTI from the coding sequence TTGTGTGGAATAGCAGGAGTGGTATTTAAAGATAAAGATCTTCACCCAGTGGGACGATTCATGACCCGCATGCTTGACGCTCTACAGCACCGAGGACCAGATTCAGCAGGTTTTGCCCTGTACGGTGGTCTTGGACTGAGAGAACATGAATATCTGTTAAACATCGAGGTTAAAGAAAAACCTGGACTCTTAGATGAAGTTAAAACCAAGGTTGACACCGCTTTCCCCATTGAAAGTGAAGAAATAATCCCTTCAGTTGAAAATTACATCATATACCGTTGTAAAGTAGTTCTAGAATCATTTTCACAACTTAAACCATTGATCATGGATGTGGACAAAATTGATGATGTGATTGTCCTCAACGGAGCCCATTCATTCGAGATGATCAAGGATGTGGGGCTGGTAAAGGATATCGCTGCCCGTTACAATACCGAAGATAAGATGGGCACCCACGCCATTGGTCACACCCGTTTTTCCACCGAAAGTATAGTGGACCGCTACCATGCCCACCCCTTCCAGAGCTACATCATACCGGACATCACCGTGGTTCACAACGGACAAATTACCAACTACTGGAAAATAAGGGACCCCTTAGAACGTAAAGGACACGTCTTCGAAACAAATAATGACACGGAATGTATTGTGCATTACATAGCTGACAAATTATCCCAGGATTACAGTTTAGAAGAAGCTTTGGAACAGTCTGTGAAGGACATGGATGGTCCCTTCTCATATATTGTAGGCACACCCAACGGAGTGGGAATTGCCAAAGACCAGCTGGGACTGAGACCAGGTGTTATGGCTGAAAATGATGAAGTATTTGCCGTTGCCTCAGAAGAAGTGGCCCTAAGGGAAGTTATGGACACCTCTAATATTGAACAGATATCCCCTGGAGAAAGCCGTGCTTACACTATCTAA
- a CDS encoding GltB/FmdC/FwdC-like GXGXG domain-containing protein — MKEFKIDAQRITPQELNRTIKKAAQDNDRIIIENPNAMHYMVAGLTKPVEVVIDGSAGYFAGTMIHGARVHINGNAGWFPADNMTEGEVIIDGSAGDGVGQGIYGGTVVVRKDVGSRTGEIMKNGTIIVGGNSGFMSGIFMMGGRMIILGDISDDAGESIIRGTIYVGGEIKSLGKNAKIDELEEKERNELKKLLESYNFHLEEDKYQRFRKIVPRSARPFYGQESEEGK, encoded by the coding sequence ATGAAGGAATTTAAAATTGACGCTCAAAGGATAACCCCCCAGGAACTCAACCGAACCATTAAAAAGGCAGCCCAGGATAATGACCGCATAATTATTGAAAACCCCAACGCTATGCATTACATGGTAGCAGGACTCACAAAACCTGTAGAGGTAGTCATTGACGGTTCAGCCGGTTATTTTGCCGGCACCATGATACACGGAGCCCGGGTACATATAAATGGAAACGCGGGCTGGTTCCCTGCCGACAACATGACTGAAGGAGAAGTAATTATTGACGGATCCGCTGGAGACGGAGTTGGTCAGGGAATATACGGAGGCACAGTTGTTGTACGTAAAGACGTAGGCTCTCGTACCGGGGAAATCATGAAAAACGGGACCATCATCGTGGGTGGAAACTCAGGATTCATGAGCGGCATTTTCATGATGGGAGGTCGCATGATCATTCTGGGAGATATCTCCGATGATGCTGGTGAATCCATAATCAGGGGAACTATTTACGTGGGCGGTGAGATCAAAAGCCTGGGTAAAAACGCCAAAATAGATGAACTGGAAGAAAAAGAAAGAAATGAACTGAAGAAACTCCTGGAAAGTTACAACTTCCACCTGGAAGAAGATAAATACCAGAGATTCCGTAAAATAGTGCCCCGCAGTGCCCGACCATTCTACGGCCAAGAATCAGAGGAGGGAAAATAA
- a CDS encoding Coenzyme F420 hydrogenase/dehydrogenase, beta subunit C-terminal domain yields MTKNTKGESVTLVGTPCHIIAAEKMDHYPEILGDSPVEFKLGLFCMENFSHSYLKEFLKQENIEIDDVNQFRVEKGHLWAHLKDGDVFKVPLSKAKVCMRKNCQVCMDYTSELADLSVGSVGSAPGWSTVIARTEKGLKTLNKAESKGYIETKPMEQSGIVLLENLANKKKKENKEEIKKRESVARPVLYRRYINDTEFREEVSSCQFNDLKADVVDVGSCVLCGACYYVCPENIISIEDRKPQLKGTCPPDCNLCYVACPRTYLSQEVLHRDLDQKPLGDYLKIVSARADGVDGQDGGVATAILNFILDENTTDEVIVVDKMDDNPWKPEAILTSQVEDVKKAAGTKYSAAPVFKVLKNEDSKKEVS; encoded by the coding sequence ATGACCAAAAACACTAAAGGAGAGAGTGTTACCCTCGTAGGAACTCCCTGCCACATCATTGCCGCCGAAAAAATGGACCATTACCCAGAGATCCTGGGAGATTCTCCAGTGGAATTCAAGTTAGGACTCTTCTGTATGGAAAACTTCTCCCACAGCTACTTAAAAGAGTTCCTGAAACAGGAAAACATTGAAATTGATGATGTAAACCAGTTCAGAGTAGAAAAGGGGCATCTCTGGGCCCACCTTAAAGATGGGGATGTGTTTAAAGTCCCCCTATCCAAGGCCAAAGTCTGCATGCGGAAAAACTGCCAAGTATGCATGGATTACACATCTGAACTGGCCGACTTATCAGTAGGATCAGTGGGATCAGCCCCAGGATGGTCCACTGTAATAGCTAGAACAGAAAAAGGACTTAAAACCCTGAATAAAGCTGAATCTAAAGGTTACATTGAAACTAAACCCATGGAACAATCCGGTATTGTGTTATTGGAGAACTTAGCTAATAAAAAGAAAAAAGAAAACAAGGAAGAGATAAAAAAGAGGGAATCAGTCGCCAGACCAGTACTCTACCGGAGATACATCAACGACACGGAATTCAGGGAAGAAGTCTCATCATGCCAGTTCAACGACTTAAAAGCAGATGTGGTGGATGTGGGTAGTTGTGTGCTCTGCGGAGCCTGTTATTATGTATGTCCAGAGAACATAATATCCATCGAAGACCGTAAACCACAACTAAAGGGAACCTGCCCCCCAGATTGTAATCTATGTTACGTGGCCTGTCCCCGCACTTACCTTTCCCAGGAAGTCCTGCACCGGGATCTGGATCAAAAACCACTGGGAGACTACCTGAAAATAGTATCTGCCCGTGCAGATGGTGTGGACGGACAGGACGGAGGAGTGGCAACTGCCATTTTGAACTTTATTCTAGATGAAAACACAACTGATGAGGTAATTGTTGTGGATAAAATGGATGATAATCCCTGGAAACCAGAAGCGATCCTAACTTCCCAAGTTGAAGATGTGAAAAAAGCCGCTGGTACCAAATACTCAGCTGCTCCAGTTTTCAAGGTACTGAAAAATGAAGATTCTAAGAAGGAGGTGTCCTAG
- a CDS encoding glutamate synthase-related protein, which produces MPFKIERNQELCKRNFDRPGCCWYLCDNRDEKLCQNCYSCYNNCPHGVYEIVDDEPYPLHHEKCVGCRICEEMCPNNAIEVSATPEDIRNVWSFNDLVEINRKSTEGSYKVRGCGATRPLPTFDDLVIVPAQVSRPPIDKYREPCNTRVVLGSRYAENPLVIDTPIMIAAMSFGALSKEAKIALAMGATLAGTATNTGEGGMLPEERKYANKLIAQYASGRFGVSAEYLNKSDAVEIKIGQGAKSGMGGHLLGEKVTAEVSKIRMIPEGTDALSPARHMDIVGPEDLSMKISQLREITDWKIPIMVKFTSGRVSDDVKIAAKAGADAIVVDGMQGGTGAGPDVVTEHSGVPTIAAIVEADEALKHINLREDVSLIAAGGIRNGADVAKALALGADACYIATSALVSIGCRVCQMCYAGTCRKGIATQNPQLRRRLDYLEGGKRVARYIEAMTEEAVMLTQQAGNTDLLKLEKDDLRALTVESSAMTGVKMAGLEAPIRG; this is translated from the coding sequence ATGCCTTTTAAAATAGAGAGAAATCAGGAACTATGCAAGAGAAACTTCGACCGTCCTGGTTGCTGTTGGTATCTATGTGACAACCGGGATGAGAAGTTGTGTCAGAACTGTTACTCCTGTTACAATAACTGTCCCCACGGAGTATACGAGATAGTGGATGACGAACCATATCCCCTGCACCATGAAAAATGTGTGGGTTGCCGCATCTGTGAGGAAATGTGTCCTAACAATGCCATCGAAGTGAGTGCCACACCTGAAGACATCAGGAATGTGTGGAGCTTCAACGATCTGGTGGAGATCAACCGTAAATCCACTGAAGGATCCTACAAGGTCAGGGGATGTGGAGCCACCAGACCCTTACCCACCTTTGATGATCTGGTAATTGTACCGGCCCAGGTTTCCAGACCACCCATCGACAAATACCGGGAACCCTGCAACACCCGGGTAGTTCTGGGAAGTCGTTACGCTGAAAACCCACTGGTTATAGATACACCAATAATGATTGCAGCCATGAGTTTCGGAGCACTCTCCAAGGAAGCCAAAATCGCCCTGGCCATGGGCGCTACCCTGGCTGGAACTGCCACCAACACCGGTGAAGGGGGAATGCTTCCTGAAGAACGAAAGTACGCCAATAAACTCATTGCCCAGTACGCTTCTGGCCGTTTCGGGGTCAGCGCCGAATACTTGAATAAATCGGATGCAGTGGAGATCAAAATTGGTCAGGGGGCCAAATCAGGTATGGGAGGCCATCTCCTGGGAGAGAAGGTCACCGCCGAGGTCTCCAAGATCAGGATGATACCAGAAGGTACCGATGCCCTGAGCCCAGCCCGACACATGGATATTGTGGGACCGGAAGACCTTTCCATGAAGATCAGTCAACTCCGGGAAATCACCGATTGGAAAATACCAATCATGGTGAAGTTCACCAGTGGACGTGTCAGTGACGATGTGAAAATCGCTGCCAAAGCCGGTGCAGATGCCATAGTAGTGGATGGTATGCAAGGAGGAACTGGAGCCGGACCCGATGTGGTCACTGAACACAGTGGAGTGCCCACCATAGCCGCCATAGTGGAAGCAGACGAAGCACTCAAACACATCAACCTGAGGGAAGATGTGAGTCTCATAGCTGCCGGTGGAATAAGGAATGGTGCCGATGTGGCCAAAGCCTTAGCCCTGGGAGCCGACGCCTGTTACATTGCCACCAGTGCCCTGGTGAGTATTGGCTGTCGTGTATGTCAGATGTGTTACGCTGGAACCTGCCGTAAGGGAATCGCCACCCAGAACCCGCAGCTACGACGTAGGCTGGACTACTTGGAAGGTGGTAAACGCGTGGCCCGTTACATTGAAGCCATGACTGAAGAAGCAGTGATGCTAACTCAACAGGCCGGTAACACCGATTTACTTAAACTGGAGAAGGATGATCTGAGGGCTTTAACTGTGGAGTCATCAGCCATGACTGGAGTTAAGATGGCCGGTCTGGAAGCACCTATAAGGGGGTAA
- a CDS encoding ammonium transporter, which translates to MDPIFSSGDTAWMLISTALVILMTIPGLALFYGGLIRRENVLNTLFLSFITFSIVSVLWFIYGYDLAFGADIWGVLGTLTNPFFNGVLESGTLSSYAPTIPEGLYAVFQMTFAAITVALISGAIVERMKFSAWLAFVPLWLTMVYLPIAHWVWGGGWLFQMGVLDFAGGIVVHLSSGIGALALVLLVGIRKNARLLPHHLGYSVIGTGLLWFGWFGFNAGSALGATNLAVSAMIVTNTSAAMGMLAWVLMDKLNTGKPTLLGALSGAVAGLATITPAAGYVNITSALIIGFMSSVICYYAVSHLKPLIGYDDALDVFGIHGMSGIIGTLAAGIFATPLINSAIKGGLIAGNPAQLGIQLLAVVVVGLYSFVATYLIGKVIDRTIGLRVEEDHEVQGLDLNLHEESGYRP; encoded by the coding sequence ATGGATCCTATTTTTAGTAGTGGTGATACGGCCTGGATGTTGATATCCACTGCCCTGGTAATTCTCATGACCATACCGGGATTAGCTCTCTTTTATGGAGGACTTATCCGTCGAGAAAACGTTTTAAACACATTGTTTTTATCATTCATTACCTTTTCAATAGTAAGTGTACTCTGGTTTATTTATGGATATGATCTGGCCTTCGGTGCTGATATATGGGGAGTCTTGGGGACTCTAACCAACCCATTCTTCAATGGAGTGTTAGAATCAGGCACCCTATCTAGTTACGCCCCCACCATACCCGAAGGACTTTATGCCGTTTTCCAGATGACTTTTGCAGCCATAACCGTGGCACTTATCAGCGGCGCAATTGTAGAACGGATGAAATTCTCGGCATGGCTGGCCTTTGTGCCACTCTGGTTAACCATGGTCTACCTGCCCATTGCCCACTGGGTATGGGGCGGAGGATGGCTATTCCAGATGGGAGTGCTGGACTTTGCCGGGGGAATAGTAGTACATTTAAGCTCAGGTATAGGTGCCCTGGCCCTGGTGTTATTGGTGGGTATTCGAAAGAATGCCAGACTACTCCCCCACCACCTTGGCTATTCAGTAATTGGTACCGGACTCCTATGGTTTGGTTGGTTCGGATTCAACGCTGGATCTGCACTGGGAGCAACTAACCTGGCAGTTTCAGCCATGATCGTCACCAACACCTCTGCAGCCATGGGAATGCTGGCCTGGGTGCTCATGGACAAACTTAACACTGGAAAACCAACCCTACTGGGAGCTTTATCCGGAGCAGTAGCAGGTTTAGCTACCATAACACCTGCCGCTGGTTATGTGAACATTACCTCCGCACTGATAATTGGTTTCATGTCCTCAGTGATCTGTTACTATGCAGTCAGTCATCTTAAACCCTTAATCGGCTATGATGATGCTCTGGATGTATTCGGTATCCACGGAATGTCCGGGATCATAGGAACCCTGGCTGCAGGTATATTTGCAACCCCCCTCATAAACAGTGCCATAAAAGGAGGTCTCATAGCCGGTAACCCTGCTCAACTTGGAATCCAGCTCCTGGCAGTAGTTGTTGTTGGACTTTACTCCTTTGTAGCCACCTATCTTATTGGTAAGGTTATAGATCGAACTATTGGTCTGAGAGTAGAAGAGGATCATGAAGTGCAGGGACTGGATCTTAACCTACATGAGGAATCCGGTTACAGACCATAA
- a CDS encoding P-II family nitrogen regulator, with translation MKKIMTIIRPDKLEDVKQALEDIGCLGMTVKEVKGRGIQLGITESYRGKDYKVDLLPKTQVEIVAPAEDVEAIVDTIVKSAQTGCIGDGKIFISPVEDVVRIRTGERGKKAI, from the coding sequence ATGAAGAAGATCATGACCATCATCAGACCTGACAAACTGGAAGACGTGAAACAGGCCCTGGAAGATATTGGCTGCCTGGGGATGACAGTTAAAGAAGTTAAAGGACGTGGAATACAGTTGGGAATTACGGAAAGTTACCGGGGGAAAGACTACAAAGTCGACCTGCTTCCCAAAACCCAGGTGGAAATCGTTGCCCCAGCAGAAGATGTGGAAGCGATCGTGGATACCATTGTCAAAAGTGCTCAAACTGGTTGCATTGGCGATGGAAAGATTTTCATATCTCCTGTAGAAGATGTAGTGCGAATTCGTACCGGAGAAAGGGGAAAAAAAGCCATTTAA
- a CDS encoding ammonium transporter, with the protein MDPVLNSGDTAWLLISTALVMLMTVPGVALFYGGLTKKVNVLNTMFMSLIAFSITSIIWVLYGYQFAFGEDMLFGIIGNPVNLLFSGIGVDQLSTLATTVPETVFIAFQMTFAAITVALISGAVVERMKVSSWMVFIAAWVSLVYVPIAHWVWGGGFLAQLGALDFAGGTVVHINSGVAALALILLLGKRKDTKLLPHQLGYSIIGAGLLWFGWFGFNAGSALTAGGLAGSAFIVTNTAAAAAMISWVIIDYLKTGKPTVLGAISGAIAGLVAITPAAGFVTVQAAVIIGLITSVISYFAISYLKPKLGYDDALDVVGIHGMSGLWGALATGLFAAPFVNELGTGLFYGNPGQLLTQIVAVVVVAAYSFVATLVIGKIIDIVMGLRVDDKEEIEGLDITQHEETGYRI; encoded by the coding sequence ATGGACCCTGTCTTAAACAGTGGTGATACCGCGTGGTTGCTCATCTCTACCGCACTGGTAATGCTCATGACCGTGCCTGGGGTGGCGCTATTCTATGGAGGTCTCACCAAGAAAGTAAATGTATTAAACACAATGTTCATGTCTCTTATCGCATTCTCAATTACCAGTATCATCTGGGTACTTTACGGTTACCAGTTCGCATTCGGAGAAGACATGTTATTTGGAATAATCGGAAATCCGGTTAATCTTCTATTCAGTGGAATAGGAGTAGACCAGTTATCAACACTGGCAACAACCGTGCCCGAAACAGTATTCATAGCCTTCCAGATGACATTTGCCGCCATCACCGTGGCACTGATCTCCGGTGCAGTGGTGGAAAGGATGAAAGTATCCTCCTGGATGGTATTTATAGCTGCCTGGGTTTCCCTGGTATACGTACCTATAGCCCACTGGGTATGGGGTGGAGGATTCCTGGCACAGTTAGGTGCTCTGGACTTCGCTGGCGGTACCGTGGTGCACATCAACTCTGGTGTAGCTGCCCTGGCCCTGATATTACTGTTAGGTAAAAGAAAAGACACCAAACTACTGCCTCACCAGTTGGGTTACTCCATAATCGGTGCAGGACTATTATGGTTCGGCTGGTTCGGATTCAACGCAGGTTCAGCATTAACTGCCGGTGGACTGGCAGGAAGTGCATTCATAGTAACCAACACTGCAGCCGCAGCAGCCATGATCTCCTGGGTAATAATCGACTACCTCAAAACTGGTAAACCAACAGTACTGGGTGCAATATCCGGTGCAATAGCCGGTTTAGTGGCAATCACACCTGCAGCAGGTTTTGTAACTGTGCAGGCTGCTGTGATCATCGGCCTAATAACCAGTGTAATTTCATACTTTGCCATAAGCTACCTCAAACCAAAACTGGGTTACGACGATGCCCTGGACGTAGTTGGTATACACGGTATGTCCGGTTTATGGGGTGCTCTAGCCACTGGTTTATTCGCCGCACCATTTGTAAATGAACTGGGAACTGGATTATTCTACGGTAACCCTGGACAGTTACTTACCCAGATAGTTGCAGTGGTGGTAGTGGCAGCATACAGTTTCGTAGCTACTCTTGTAATCGGTAAAATCATTGACATTGTCATGGGACTGCGTGTGGACGATAAGGAAGAAATCGAAGGACTGGACATCACTCAACACGAGGAGACCGGTTACCGGATCTAA
- a CDS encoding P-II family nitrogen regulator, whose protein sequence is MKEIVAIIRPNKLDEVKDALEKIGCHGITVTEVKGRGRQLGITESYRGSDYRIDLLPKTRLEIVVSDEDLEAVIKAIVETAQTGDIGDGKIFISSVEDVVRIRTGERGEEAV, encoded by the coding sequence ATGAAAGAAATCGTGGCTATAATTCGGCCCAATAAATTAGACGAAGTTAAAGATGCCCTGGAAAAAATCGGATGCCATGGAATAACCGTGACTGAAGTTAAAGGTCGCGGACGACAGTTAGGTATTACCGAAAGTTACCGAGGGAGTGATTACCGAATCGACTTGCTACCCAAAACCCGTCTGGAAATAGTAGTATCAGATGAGGATTTAGAAGCTGTGATAAAAGCAATAGTAGAAACAGCACAAACCGGGGACATTGGAGATGGAAAAATATTCATCTCATCTGTAGAAGATGTTGTCCGTATACGAACCGGGGAAAGGGGAGAAGAAGCCGTTTAA